Proteins encoded within one genomic window of Candidatus Methylomirabilota bacterium:
- a CDS encoding tetratricopeptide repeat protein, protein MGRRVLAGVIILSLLASACASRNVPPIGAGGRPFKPEPDERSLWAKAEKEEEALLKRAKPYDDPLLEEYLGKIGDRLLSDEVRAAGGPGFKFGVIRDPTLNAFAMPNGRVYVHTGLLSRLENEAQLATVLGHEMTHVTDRHALRFTRDAQTKQILYTVGAIAASIGVAVAAGSQARAGDHVGAAVLSQTANAVLGLGLALATIAAINGYGRDLEREADHGGMNALVRAGYDLKEAPKVFKLLQSESKDRGPVETFFFGSHPRLQERIDTTGRLLETTYAPAAAEPDRIKNTEDFDLRMRTVVRENAYEDIRLGRFALAQRQLDRVLAITPRDPVAQLYYGDLHRLQAQRTRSLADKAAEAQKALERYERSAELDPSLPDPHRQLGFLYYQQKDKERAKAAFEKYLALKPEAPDAKRIKEYLLELDR, encoded by the coding sequence ATGGGCCGCCGCGTCCTGGCCGGGGTCATCATCCTCTCCCTCCTGGCCTCGGCGTGCGCCTCGCGCAACGTGCCACCCATCGGCGCCGGCGGGCGGCCGTTCAAGCCGGAGCCCGACGAGCGGAGCCTCTGGGCCAAGGCGGAGAAGGAGGAGGAGGCGCTCCTCAAGCGGGCCAAGCCCTACGACGACCCACTCCTCGAGGAGTACCTGGGCAAGATCGGAGACCGGCTGCTCTCCGACGAGGTGCGGGCGGCCGGCGGGCCGGGTTTCAAGTTCGGCGTCATCCGCGATCCCACGCTCAACGCCTTCGCCATGCCCAACGGACGCGTGTACGTCCACACCGGCCTGCTGAGCCGCCTGGAGAACGAGGCCCAGCTGGCGACGGTTCTCGGTCACGAGATGACCCATGTCACCGACCGTCACGCGCTCCGGTTCACCCGCGACGCTCAGACCAAGCAGATCCTCTATACGGTCGGCGCCATTGCCGCCAGCATCGGCGTCGCCGTCGCCGCCGGATCGCAGGCGCGCGCCGGCGACCACGTCGGCGCCGCCGTGCTGAGCCAGACGGCCAACGCGGTGCTGGGGCTCGGCCTGGCCCTGGCGACCATCGCGGCGATCAATGGTTACGGGCGCGACCTGGAGCGGGAGGCCGACCACGGAGGCATGAACGCCCTCGTCCGCGCCGGTTACGACCTGAAGGAGGCGCCCAAGGTCTTCAAGCTGCTCCAGAGCGAAAGCAAGGACCGCGGGCCGGTCGAGACCTTCTTCTTCGGCAGCCACCCGAGGCTCCAGGAGCGCATCGACACCACCGGAAGGCTCCTGGAGACGACGTACGCCCCGGCGGCCGCCGAGCCCGACCGTATCAAGAACACCGAGGATTTCGACCTGCGCATGCGCACGGTCGTCCGCGAAAACGCCTACGAGGACATCCGGCTGGGGCGTTTCGCGCTCGCCCAGCGCCAGCTCGACCGCGTGCTGGCCATCACGCCGCGCGACCCGGTCGCCCAGCTCTACTACGGCGACCTCCACCGCCTGCAGGCCCAGCGGACCAGGAGCCTGGCCGACAAGGCGGCCGAGGCGCAGAAGGCGCTGGAGCGCTACGAGCGTTCGGCAGAGCTGGATCCGAGCTTGCCGGATCCCCACCGGCAGCTCGGCTTCCTCTACTACCAGCAGAAGGACAAGGAGCGCGCCAAGGCGGCGTTCGAGAAGTACCTCGCGCTCAAACCGGAAGCGCCCGACGCCAAACGGATCAAGGAGTACCTGCTCGAGCTGGACCGGTAG
- a CDS encoding tetratricopeptide repeat protein: MDAELGAFRNLVRAPERDVDLALGALLIARIEHSDLSPSHSLTRLDELAAASGAARIHDPLKALHRLREFLFEEEGFSGNAADYYDPRNSCLNDVLDRRLGIPITLSVVVIEVGRRVGLPIVGVGLPGHFVVRADVDADPVLLDPFDGGAVLTHERAADLVTRALGRRVRLTEKHFAPVTKRQILTRTLMNLRGIYSRREEWDKALAVFDHLLVLDEESVTHLRDRGTVLVKLGHFHRGVADWERYLNTCPQAGDADSVRQQLRRVRQRLATLN, from the coding sequence ATGGACGCGGAGCTCGGAGCGTTCAGGAATCTCGTCAGGGCGCCCGAGCGCGACGTCGACTTGGCGCTGGGCGCGCTGCTGATCGCCCGCATCGAGCATTCCGATCTCTCCCCCAGCCATTCCCTCACGCGTCTCGACGAGCTGGCGGCCGCCTCCGGCGCCGCCCGCATCCACGATCCCCTGAAGGCGCTCCACCGGCTTCGGGAGTTTCTCTTCGAGGAGGAGGGCTTCTCCGGCAACGCGGCGGACTATTACGACCCGCGCAACAGCTGTCTCAACGACGTCCTCGACCGCCGGCTCGGCATTCCCATCACGCTGTCCGTGGTGGTGATCGAGGTGGGGCGCCGGGTCGGGCTGCCCATCGTCGGGGTCGGGCTGCCCGGGCACTTCGTCGTCCGGGCGGACGTCGACGCCGACCCTGTGCTGCTGGATCCCTTCGACGGGGGGGCGGTGCTCACCCATGAGCGCGCCGCCGATCTGGTGACCCGCGCCCTGGGCCGCCGGGTGCGGCTGACCGAGAAGCACTTCGCGCCGGTCACCAAGCGCCAGATCCTCACCCGCACGCTGATGAACCTGCGCGGCATCTACTCGCGCCGCGAGGAGTGGGACAAGGCGCTGGCGGTCTTCGACCACCTGCTCGTCCTGGACGAGGAGTCCGTCACGCACCTCCGCGACCGCGGCACCGTGCTGGTGAAGCTGGGGCACTTCCACCGCGGCGTGGCGGACTGGGAGCGCTATCTGAACACGTGCCCCCAGGCCGGCGACGCCGACAGCGTCCGCCAGCAGCTCCGGCGCGTGCGCCAGCGGCTGGCCACCCTCAACTGA
- a CDS encoding ferritin-like domain-containing protein, whose protein sequence is MTAEEFVKQLDAQNHALLSRLAPADTLKPEVEGDLNVLNLLKVALKNEIEATEIAARWLVTTDDVDVKLALARQVGDEAKHYRLIAERLRGLGFDPVAFNPLAKGYGPLFHYLDTLPATVERVAAGQFTREAIAVVKNRQFIEFCEHAGDRDTAALYRDVIEPDERYHHELGRKLLLRFATTPEAQAAAARAAKRTLELAEELQRAALATAGIHHAPGC, encoded by the coding sequence ATGACCGCCGAGGAGTTCGTCAAGCAGCTCGACGCGCAGAACCACGCCCTCCTGAGCCGCCTCGCCCCCGCCGACACCCTGAAGCCGGAAGTCGAAGGCGACCTCAACGTGCTCAACCTCCTGAAGGTGGCCCTCAAGAACGAGATCGAGGCGACCGAGATCGCCGCCCGCTGGCTCGTCACCACCGATGACGTCGACGTCAAGCTCGCGCTGGCGCGGCAGGTGGGCGACGAGGCCAAGCACTACCGGCTGATCGCCGAGCGGCTGCGGGGGCTGGGCTTCGATCCGGTGGCGTTCAACCCGCTGGCCAAGGGCTACGGCCCGCTCTTCCACTACCTCGACACGCTCCCGGCCACCGTCGAGCGCGTGGCCGCGGGACAATTCACGCGCGAGGCGATCGCCGTCGTCAAGAACCGGCAGTTCATCGAGTTCTGCGAGCATGCCGGCGACCGGGACACCGCGGCGCTCTATCGGGACGTCATCGAGCCGGACGAGCGCTACCATCACGAGCTGGGACGCAAGCTCCTGCTGCGGTTCGCGACGACCCCCGAGGCCCAGGCCGCCGCCGCGCGCGCGGCCAAGCGGACGCTCGAGCTGGCGGAGGAGCTGCAGCGCGCCGCGCTGGCCACCGCCGGTATCCACCACGCCCCGGGCTGCTGA
- the def gene encoding peptide deformylase, with protein sequence MAILKVARLGHPVLRQKAQPVPVETVRSPEVQRFIDDMIETMREYDGAGLAANQVHALQQIAVIEVQANPRYPDAPLIPLMVVINPVVTPLTEDMEEGWEGCLSVPDMRGVVPRYTAVRLQCLDREGAGVELTAKDFFARVIQHEADHLDGIVYLDRMRNLSTLSHIAEWQKHWLGIREQAD encoded by the coding sequence ATGGCGATTCTGAAGGTCGCGCGGCTCGGTCATCCCGTCCTCCGCCAGAAGGCCCAGCCGGTACCTGTGGAGACGGTCCGATCCCCGGAGGTCCAGCGGTTCATCGACGACATGATCGAGACCATGCGCGAATACGACGGCGCGGGGCTCGCCGCCAACCAGGTGCATGCGCTCCAGCAGATCGCCGTGATCGAGGTGCAGGCCAACCCGCGCTACCCCGACGCTCCGCTCATCCCCCTGATGGTGGTCATCAACCCCGTGGTAACGCCGCTCACCGAGGACATGGAAGAGGGGTGGGAGGGGTGCCTGAGCGTGCCCGACATGCGGGGCGTGGTCCCCAGATACACGGCCGTGCGGCTCCAGTGTCTCGATCGCGAGGGCGCGGGCGTCGAGCTGACGGCGAAGGATTTCTTCGCGCGGGTGATCCAGCACGAGGCCGACCATCTCGACGGCATCGTCTACCTCGACCGCATGCGCAACCTCTCCACGCTCAGCCACATCGCGGAGTGGCAGAAGCACTGGCTTGGCATCCGGGAGCAGGCCGATTAG